In Camelina sativa cultivar DH55 chromosome 13, Cs, whole genome shotgun sequence, the genomic window attttggtttttgtttttcaaaaactcatttttgtatttcaaaaactcatttttgtaccaatcaagattttaaaattttggtaatttaGGAAAACTTTTTTGTTGTAGTAGCCAATTCACATTCTAGATTTTTAGGTGTCCTATATTATAAGAAATCTAGTTTTTGATTCTTTACATTAATTGTTCTCAGAAACCAAAAACtattattttgagattttttataaaataaactaatagtaaaatctaaaactaaaatctaaaaactaattccaaaaactgattttaaaaataGCATCCATCCATTCATGGCcataatgtaaaatatatatttattgtcgGAATAAACTTGACATGAGTAAAGCCAAAGGAGCTCACTTCCGAAACAGAGAAAGAGGGATTAAGGGTTCTTGCCATCTTCTCCAGTTAGGATTTCCTCTGACATGGGTCGAGTCAATATTTACAAACCTTTGGGCAAAAGAGCTGGTTCCAGGAGTATTGGTGTCTCTCGAAAGAGACAAACTTCTTCTTCGGTATCTCCCACTGATGGATCGAAGAAACGCTCGACGTTGCAGATGGATCTTGAGGTTCTTGAGTGTCCCATTTGCTTCGAAACAATGACTATTCCTATCTTCCAGGTCTTGTTTCCACCTGAATTTAATAGTTTTGTAAGATACGTTATTGATTGGAATTGTAGTACTTCTTGAAACTATCAAGATTATAGCTTTAACGCAGAATTAGGAACAGAACAGTAAGATACATGTATTTTCCAACATTATCTTGAGTATGTGTTGTTACTACAGGTTTTGTTGAGTCATAACCCTGCtggttttttgtattttcagtGTGATAATGGACATTTGGCTTGTTCCTCTTGCTGTCCAAAACTGAGTAAATGCCCATCTTGTGCTTTGCCTATTGGCCGCATTCGATGCAGAGCAATGGAGAGTGTTCTTAGATCAATCTCTATTCCATGCCCAAACGCCAAGCTTGGTTGCACCAAGAATGTCTCTTATGGGTTAGAATCAACTCATGTAAAGGAATGCATCTTCTCTCGATGCTCCTGCCCTGCATTGGACTGCGATTACACTGGCTCCTACAAAGATATCTGCCGGCACTATTATACTTATAATTCCGATCCCGCTACCGTACACTTATATGAACCCTTAATGTATAATATATCCTTTAATGTTCGGATGAACATCAGTGATAAGATAAAaatctatgtggatgatatatCGGACAGATTGTTTGCAGTGCAGTGTTTTAGGGAGCCGTACGGTGTGTGTGTAACTGTAAGCTGCATTGCACCGTCTGCTCCAGAATTGGGAAAGTTCTCTTATCATCTCTCCTACACTGTCGATGGGGACACTATGACTTACGAATCAGCAGACCTGAAGAGGATTCATAAAGTGAGTTTTCAAACCCCTCTAGAGAAGTTCATGTTGATCCCTCACTCTGCATTGCGTGGTGAAATGTTGGAGATGAAGCTTACCATCAGGAAGGTCAATCAAGTGTAACAAAATATGGTTTGATAGGGAAATTAAGAGACATTTCGGTTGTGTGTTtggcttatttttttgttttttattgtatgTTGAAGAATTTATGTAGGCAGGACCTCCAATCGTCTTTAATTTAACGATGTTGCTTCTTTGAGTTGTATAGTATAAATTTCATTCTATGACGAGACTCAGATCAACCAACAAAACTTGATCAATTTTGTATAAGCgtaaagactaaaaagactaaAATGAGTTCTCTTTTGGCCATGATTTGTGGTTTTTATAAATCATCTCTAGATTCTACAATCACAGCTGGTAAGGCATTGATACTATTCTTTTTCATCTAGTGTAAAATTTGGTCTTGCTATTTGAAAAAGACTATGCAcccagttttttttgttttttttttttggaatgaacATGATTGAACATGTTTCGTTAAACTGACAAATGTTTCCAGTttaagagttttcttttttgtttgtgaatctATGTTACTTTTGCTTTCGATTTATATATGTCTGTGAATAATTAATATCGAGAGAGGCTTGTGTTGATTGATCTATGTGGTAGTAGATTTTGCTGCTGATTTTTTGTTGGTCTAGTGGGGTTGTTATTTTCCATCATCAGCTCTTTGTAATGGCGTTCACAGTATTTTGATGAAGCTTTGATTATTTTGATGAATGTGATACCGTTGAGCCTAATATCATTGATTACTTGTTTCtgattttggcttttgttttggTGACGATTTGGTTTGATTGAAAAATGCAACGCCATAATGAGTATTTTTGTAGAAAGGAATACTAGTAATGTGAGCCATGGTTTTTCTTCTATTCTATTCTATTACATTGCCATGACTTGCTTTCTCTATTGATTCATTTTAAGCACTTTCCTCAATAAGCATTTGTTTTCATCCCATGATTGCTCTCTTATTTGTTGCCACAAGATTCTCTATCTCCACCTTCTGTTTGTGGAATATTGCTTCAAATAATCTGTTATGCTAACACCTTACACTCTACTCCCAATTCTTTTTATGCCACAGGTAATACAAAGAGGTGACTGAaagaaatttaacaaaaaaagaaagaatataaaatttacattttgCATGGAGAAAGGAGACTGAGACGCCTTGACCAGCAGCCTAACCGTCAGCTAGTTGAACAAGAAGAAATTATCGTTGCTCAGTAAGTTTAGCCTTTGTTCTCTGCTCAGTAAGTTTACCCTTTGTGTTCTCTGCTCAGTAACTTTACCCTTTGTTCTCTGCTCAGTAAATTTACCTTTTGTTTCTCCTTTTTCgtttgtctttcacattttttcatttcttctggTTGTTTTCTTTAACTTAGCTCTAGTTAATTAGGAGCCATGGTTGCTTCACGATTTCACTGAAGATTTCTATGGAAAAGAACTACGACTTATAATCGTTGGCTATAGACGCCATGAGGTTATCATCATCAAATTCATTATCCATTATTCATGACTCTGTAGTGTAATGCTATACTCTTTGTTGGCTCATATTGTTTCTGTTCTTGCCTTGCTAATTTCACTTCACTGGAGAGTCTAGTCGCAAAGATTCACGAGGACAGAGAAGTTGCAGAGAGAGAGCTCTTGATCTTCCAGCGTTTGCTAAGTTTAATCCTTATgtgacaaaatgaaaaaaaaatcatgtatgcATGTAAAGAATCAACACTCTTGTTTTCTCACATTCTTGAATCGTAATtctgaattaagaaaaaaagaattcaacCTCTCTGAATATTTTCAGAACTCAAATCAGTTTATTATATCcacttttaattttgaatttgttttttttttttcataatatacgtttaaaagttattataatgtagtatatttgtgttttataaaatgtactatatataataataatttgtagtttcatttttctttttgcataaatttctattatacatttttaacattatattattatgctaaaaaacatattttcaatataatttcttatttgcataaatttcttttaaacatttgtaACATTATaccattatattaaaaacttgatttcaGAACTCAAATCAGTTTATTTTTAGAGAATTATATCCAACAAGAAAGTGACTGAAGTAAAAACCAAAGATAGAAAAGTCTCACTCTGTGAATCGGAAACAATGTAAGGAAATATTCAAAGTAAGATGAAACTGAAGATTGAAGTTCCTAATTGCTACAGGACTTAGATCTCACTACTAATTCTCTGTTTCACTTATGAATCAAAGAGATAGAGGATGAGCTTAAAAGCACAAATCCAGGTCTATGAATTTGAGGGAAACtgtagaataaaaaaagaagaaaaggtaaGTGTCTTCTTGCCGTGGAAGAcgaaagaagaaatgaaattCACGCTATGGAAGGGAAGAGGCAAACTAGCCGAACTCGTGGTGGCGAACTCGCTGGACTCGTGCTCTAGAATTTGCTAACTTCTTATATCTGACAGTAACTTTTTGGGTAAAATTTACAGAGCTTTGGAGCTTCCTTCCCCTTGCTTTGTTGTGTGAAGAAGAGatataaatactaatttttgttttttaacaactttttagttaaagatttaaaattacGAGTATTGATGATAATTAGTGTTCAGACAAATTAATCACATTACACAATCACACttaaaaatgagaatttaatgGTTGTATCAGCAGTCGTTGAATAGGTTTAATATAACTGTTGTAATTGTAAATTTCTCTAAATTTAATGTGCCTTTTGATCCAAAAATTTTCTGTAGgggaaaaaaattcatttttattcagggaaaaaaaaaagcagtttggtgatttttgatgatacaacataaattaaaagatttcaATTACAGCAAATGTAAATTCAGTTTAATTTCAACAAAAGTATTAGGTGGTAAAGCTGTTGTTATCTACTGGTTTAGATCTATCTATCACCTAGAGGTCAAAAGAGTCATGGAACCGATAGACTCTTGTTTGCGCAAATCCCAAACGGAAAAAACAAGTTTGgtttggctttgtgaccaattGACAATGCATGCTTTGTGGTTTGGATCAAATTTACACAACTTGAATGTTCAGATTTTCATTTCTTCTGGAAGAAAGGTCGttacaatacaaaaacataaCTTCAGCTTTTGTTAGAATAATATCTTCCTCAACATATAACCAAGATTTAGCATCCTATTATCAATAGAACTCATGGCCAAACGAGAACTCATTTTAATCAACAAAGTACATGAAAGTGGAGttttgaacaacaacaacaacaacaaacaaaaaggaagcTGATTAGTAATGAAATTACTCACGTCGGTGAGCTTGAGGATTTGCAACTTAGGAGAAGCATTAAGCATGAACGAAAGTAGATTCCACCACTTCCTATTATTAGTATGTAGATCCAAATATACTAGCTGATGGAAAATGCTACCACTAGGAAACTTGATCTGTCCATGAGGCAACATTAGTACACAAAACAATGTTAGCCCAAtagcaaacaaaatattaaatctaatAATTACCTTTAAGGGTGAGAACCGTAAGGAAAGACGTTTGGCTGAGGTTAGTGATTCCATAATGTTCTCATTGTCTATACTAGAAACGTCACTGACTTTTGCCTCCTCCAGCTTTGGCGCTTTCTCAATCagaaaatactcaaaataaaaCAGCCCGTTGATGTTCAAGTATTTCAAAGCAGGGGCATTTATCACATAACCTTCAGCACCTCCATAGTAATTTTCTTTATCTATGGTTAGTCTCTGTAATGATGGCACCGCAATAGTGAAAGTCCCAAAGGAAGTTTCGCCTCCATGAAGTACCAAATCTTCAAGACTAGGACATCCGCATAAAAGGTTGCAAAAAGAGTCTTCCTTATTATTAACATGTACTTTGTAAAGGTGCAGCTTTCTTAGGGACTTCAAACAAACCCTAGAtggaaaatctaaaataacGGAGTTCTTGAGTTCCAAGGACTCGAGTGTATTATTATCAATGCAGAAAACACTCGGAAAACTGAAAAAACTGCCAACATAATCCAGTACCAAATTACGCACATGGCGTTCGAATGCAATTACGAGCAATATTCCAACATTCGAAGCACCATATCTATCTCTAATTTCCAAATGCAAACTCTCTAGAAACGGAGCTTTATGTAACAgaaaaaatttgtaaacatCCTCTGTAAAGGTACGGTGATGCTTAGTAGAATCAAACTTGAGATTTTACACCGTCTTCCAAACATGTCTCCAACGTCTAGACAAAACACTCGTGGCTACGGCACTTTTTGTCGGAAGAGAAGATATTATATGCACAAGCAAACCTTCATGCAACTCACTGATTCTGTCTTCATTCACAACATCTCCATTCCTCAAACATTCACAACCACTTTCGctgtaaaagaaattaaaaattttaaagaacgTATGATAGTGTT contains:
- the LOC104736649 gene encoding E3 ubiquitin-protein ligase SINA-like 7, whose protein sequence is MGRVNIYKPLGKRAGSRSIGVSRKRQTSSSVSPTDGSKKRSTLQMDLEVLECPICFETMTIPIFQCDNGHLACSSCCPKLSKCPSCALPIGRIRCRAMESVLRSISIPCPNAKLGCTKNVSYGLESTHVKECIFSRCSCPALDCDYTGSYKDICRHYYTYNSDPATVHLYEPLMYNISFNVRMNISDKIKIYVDDISDRLFAVQCFREPYGVCVTVSCIAPSAPELGKFSYHLSYTVDGDTMTYESADLKRIHKVSFQTPLEKFMLIPHSALRGEMLEMKLTIRKVNQV